Genomic DNA from Carnobacterium gallinarum DSM 4847:
TTTTGTAATTCTTCGTAACCCATTATCTGTTGCTTTGTCATATCACTCACACTTTTTGCTTGATTTTTTGAAGCTGAAACATACATATCAACGCTCATTTTTCACCTCTTTTTCTTCCGCAGATGCTAGCCTTTTATCATAGACCACTTCATCTAATTCCATTTGAATCTTTCGTTTATGTTTATTTAATTCCTCTGTACTCTCTTCTAAATCAGCTAGTACCTTGTTGGATTCATAAGTATATTAAGCTATCGTCATTTTCATAAAAGCTATCCTATAAATCAGACATAAAATGATGCCCTTCATTAAAATATTCCTAATAGGCTTCATTTATTCGTTGTACTTGACTTTTTCCATGAACTAACTGATCTTCTCGCTCCATCAATAAACGTTCTTTTTTATGTAGCTCATCCCACTTATCCATTTATATAATCTCCTAGTGGTTTAGGTAAATTTTGACCTATCTGTTCATCCAATGCTTCAAATTCTTTGGCAACACTTTGGATATTACTTGAAGCTTTTACAACCGCGTTGGCTATTTGTTTTGCTTTGTCCTGTGCCGATTTAATAGCTGCTTGTTTATTTGTATTTCCAGTAACCGTTGTTTGTGTATCCTCTGTTATAACAACTGGTTGAATTAGGGTATTTGTTGCATTTTTTAGAGCCGTTGCTTTTTGGCTAGCACCGCCTAAATCACTTTTTAATTGTTCCATTGTTCTCCTTTCTTTACCTGTAATTAAATTATTTTAATATTAATTTTAACATAACTGTATGTCTATTAATATATAAATTAGTTACATTAGTTCTTTATTTTTTGAAATTCATTACTCACCTATACCAAGATTTGCGAACTCACACACAACAAAAAAGCACCAACAAATCAGTGCTTTAAGCGTATCTACTTATTATAAATCTTCGGACCACCTTTATTCATAATAATTTCTTAGAAATATTTACCGAATTCATTCCAAAATCGCTCCAGCAATTAACGCTTAGAGAATTGACTAGCTTTACGGGCTTTCTTAAGACCTGGTTCTGTGTCAAAATTTTTCAAATAGTTTAAAAATCCTTTAACAGCAATAGATTAAGCAATATTTCAATAAGTACGATTTCAACGAATTTTAACACGTTTTTATACTCTCGTACCTAACAACGTACCCAAAAATACACGTGAATCAGAACAAGACTATATTTTTCAATAAGTTCAATTTATTTCATCTATTTGAACCCTATCACCTATTCTTCGTCCCACTCCCAAGGTTCTTTAATCACTTCCATAGTCTTAACCTCTTCCAAACTAATCACATTCGCTTCTTCATAACTCAACGCTTGGATATATACTAATAAAGTAGACAGCATTTTTAATGGTATACTGTTTACAAGTAGACACTAAAACGAAAAGAATGATTCAAATGTCCAATTACAAAAAATATGATGAAGAATTTAAGAAAAGCCTTGTTACTCTTTACCATGGAGGTAAAACACAAACTTCGTTGTGTAAAGACTATGGCGTTTCCTTTACAGCGTTATCCCGCTGGATAAAACAATATTCTGAAGTTCAAATTGAAGATGGTTCCATCCTTACCGCTAAACAGATTAAAGATTTACAGAAGAAAAACGCTTTATTAGAAGAGGAAAACCTCATCTTAAAAAAGCGATTGCCATCTTCACGCCACACTCAAACAACGATTAGATGCGGTTCATTTATTACGTTTTGATCATTCTATTGTGCGCCTTTGTAGAGTCTTAAACGTAAATAGACGTACCTACTATAAACACTTTGACCCAACTCCTGCTCCTAGAACTGTTGAAAATCAACAGCTTCGACAAACCATTTTTTTTCTATCTATATGGATTCTAAAAAACGATTAGGTGCTGCGAAAATAAAAGTTGTTCTTGAGCGTGATTTTGGAATTTTCATTAGTGTTGGACGAGTGTACCGATTAATGAAATCAATGGATTTGCCAAAAATGTCTACAACTAAGCCAAAATTTTTATATGCGAAACCAAAGGCTTCTTTAGCTTACTCAAACCACTTAAACCAACAACTCAATTCGACTGAACCGAATCGAGTTTGGACGAGCGATATTTCTTACATTCCTGTTAATAAAGGGTTTGTTTAACTCTGTGTCATTTTAGATTTATTTTCTAGAAAAATTATAGGATGGCGCGTTCGTCCAACTATGGAAGCTTCTTTAGTCCTTGAGACACTTGAAACAGCTGTGAATCAAAGAAACCCCAAAGATCCTGTTCTATTCCATACAGATCGTGGAAGCCAATACTGTGCAACTAATGTCCGTCAATTTTTAGATAATCATAACCTCGTTCCCTCTTATTCTAAAGCAGCCTATCCTTGAGATAATGCAGTAAACGAATCCTTTTTCTAATATATGAAAAAAGAAGAACTTAATCGTAGAACATTTAAAAAAATCCAAGAAGTGGAACAATCTTCTTTTGAATATATAGAGGGTTTTTACAATTCAAAACGCCCACATTCAGCAAACAATATGATGACACCAAATGAAAATGAAAAAATCTATTTTGGCTCTACCTAAATTGTATCTGTTTTTGTGTCTACTTTATTGACATCTGTCCACTCCTTGAACTACTTCATTTTCTCCACTCTGATATCTGGGTCGGATTATAAGTGATTTGACGGGAGAGGACGCAATCATTTCTTCCAAAAGTTTTTCTAAATCTTCTTGATATTCAGCCTGTACAATCACTGGAGAAAAAGCTTCAACGTCTTCCCCATCAGTTAACCATGATGCCGATACAGGTAATTTGTATCAATGAGTCCCGAAGCCCACCATACTTCCCCGTCTTCCTCTTTTCCAAGAGTGTACCATTTTCCAATAATTTTCTCATAAAAAGGAAAAGATATCTCATTAACTGCTTTATCTGCTTTATCTGATTTTTCAACATTCTTTTGTTCTTCTAACATATCTTCTTCTGTCCATTCGTATTGCTTCTCTGCACAAAATGAATTTGTTTTTTGATACTTTTCTTCTTCTTCCTGTCCGATAACAAATACATCCAATGAAAATCCCATTTAATTCCTCCTACGGTAATAGATACTAATCTAATTTTAAAAATGCGCCTTATATAAAACAAAGCTTACGTATATCAACGCAAGCTTTGTTTTATAATAAGATAATTATTACCATTCTGTTTTCACACTTACATTCCCAAGTTTTTCAGGTGAATATCTGCTTGGATAAACAGATACCCAATCTTTAAGAAACACTTTGTCCATTCCTTGATGATCCCACGCTGTCAATTGTTCATCTGTTACCTTGTAAGTCTTTAACGTATCCCTAACTTCTTTCTGGTCTGTAATCCTTTTGCCAGAATCTGCTTCTACAAAAGATATAACTTTTGTTAACTTTCTAGTTTTTACATTGTAAACATTATCAAAAAAAACAGCTACATTCTGCGTAACCATAAAGGAATAACTAATTCGTAATTCCTTTTTTGTACTATTATTTGTTATGCCTAAAGACTTCATCGGCGCTTTTAAGCTTTCATCTGTGTAGGCTTCCATGATTGCTCGTTCTCCTTCTGGAGCAGCTATTCCTGTCAAGTTTGTTGCATTGGAAGACATTCCCTTAATGTTACCTAATCTAGATCTTTTATCAAACCCATCTCCAGAAGCATTTCTACTATCATAATAAATTTCATCAAAAATATTTTGTATTTTAACTCTATTGTAGATACTTATTGAAATAAGTATAACAATTAAACTAGTTAGTAGAATGAATACTATTTTTATAGGCTTTCTCATCTGATTAACTTCCTTTGTCAGCATAATTTGTATACTCATTCTCATTATTCTTCAAGCTTTCAATGAAGTTATACGAAGCAGGATAATGCTCTTTCATGTAATTCAATTTCTCTTGTTCAGTAAGATTTCGTTTAGTATTTGCATGATACGCATCTGGTCGCTCTTCATATTTCGTTTGGTACTTTGTATCTCCAACAGTATATTCGTATTTAGGCGCTAAGTCATCCAGAATTTCATTCTTTACATAATCATAACCAGAGTTGTCTTTGAATTCCTTCGCACGATTCGTCTGACCATTAGCCAGCTCATTGTAATAGTCATTCGATGCTTGGGCATAACTTACATTTTTTTTAGTCATTCTTTGTGTAATATTTATTGCATCTAAGTCTGCTTTATAGTCATCGTTACCAATACTTGGCTTTTCTGCTGGAACTTTAGTTGTGTCTCCTCTCCAACCAGCGAGTTCATCTACAGCTTTTGAGTCGAATCGTCCCGTCACAACGCCGCTCATATTAGCTAAGCGTAAATTCTCATCAAGTATTGTTGCAGTCGTAATGGATTGGTGAGTAAAATCTCCCTTATTGTTAAAATCACTTAATTTTTGATTCCAAAATTGAGTAAACTTTTCAACACTAATTTTACCATATGCTATTTCATAATTTTTTTTAGCATTTGCATATGCTTCCGGATTTAATTTATCGGCTGTTACATTACCAGCTGATAATATATGCTGTAGTCCCAAGTTATAATACAATTCATTGTATTCCCTTTCAGAAAGGCCTAAATCAGATAATATGGCTTTTAAATCTTTAGGTGATTTTAGTATTTCTCCTGTATAGTGTTTAATTTCATCGTAGAAATATACACCTAATCCACCTGCTGTATTATTCCACATCAGCACATTTTTAATGCCGTCGCTATAACTAAATTCTCCAAGAATTCTTGTAAACAAATAATCTCTTTCTTTCTGAGATAATTCAGGAAACTTTTTATCTAACCCTTCCTTTATTTTATAAATTTGCTTAGCGGTCGTTTCGTCAAACCCAAATTGTTCTTGTAATGATTGAATATAAGTTTGCTTTTGTGTCATATTTTTCACTTTTGTTCCGTCTTGTAGCGTCGTAAACCAGCTTTTATCTGCCCCAATAGGCAATGTATATGTTCCATCATTATTTACGATTGTTCCATCTAATACTAGAATACCTTGCATCACTATCTTCATATCATTTAGACTGTTACTAAACAATCCATTTGTTTGCGAAGAAAAGTTATACAACTTTTCTAATTTCTTGTTCAATTGGTCAATATCATCTTGAATATTTTCAGACATATGAGTTAAATTACGTTGAAAGTCAAGCAACGCATCTAGTATGGCTGCCACAGGATTACTTCTGACTGCTGTTTTTGCCACATTTGAAGCAAAATTAACTGACGCCTTCATAGCTTTTTTTGTAGCAATTTGTTGCGTTAAAATATCTTCATCCAAATAACCTTCGCTCGAAATGCTTTGATCAGCTGAATTATATTGTTGGAGTTCTTGTTCTATTGATTCACAAGCAGTAGTTGCCCGTGTAATCGTTGGAATAAT
This window encodes:
- a CDS encoding T7SS effector LXG polymorphic toxin yields the protein MGLVYSSSESAELIQVLTSNLASGKEATNQLKAGSQQVVAAVDSHTLAGAAYTAGKGLFSDLIIPTITRATTACESIEQELQQYNSADQSISSEGYLDEDILTQQIATKKAMKASVNFASNVAKTAVRSNPVAAILDALLDFQRNLTHMSENIQDDIDQLNKKLEKLYNFSSQTNGLFSNSLNDMKIVMQGILVLDGTIVNNDGTYTLPIGADKSWFTTLQDGTKVKNMTQKQTYIQSLQEQFGFDETTAKQIYKIKEGLDKKFPELSQKERDYLFTRILGEFSYSDGIKNVLMWNNTAGGLGVYFYDEIKHYTGEILKSPKDLKAILSDLGLSEREYNELYYNLGLQHILSAGNVTADKLNPEAYANAKKNYEIAYGKISVEKFTQFWNQKLSDFNNKGDFTHQSITTATILDENLRLANMSGVVTGRFDSKAVDELAGWRGDTTKVPAEKPSIGNDDYKADLDAINITQRMTKKNVSYAQASNDYYNELANGQTNRAKEFKDNSGYDYVKNEILDDLAPKYEYTVGDTKYQTKYEERPDAYHANTKRNLTEQEKLNYMKEHYPASYNFIESLKNNENEYTNYADKGS
- a CDS encoding TipC family immunity protein; this encodes MRKPIKIVFILLTSLIVILISISIYNRVKIQNIFDEIYYDSRNASGDGFDKRSRLGNIKGMSSNATNLTGIAAPEGERAIMEAYTDESLKAPMKSLGITNNSTKKELRISYSFMVTQNVAVFFDNVYNVKTRKLTKVISFVEADSGKRITDQKEVRDTLKTYKVTDEQLTAWDHQGMDKVFLKDWVSVYPSRYSPEKLGNVSVKTEW
- a CDS encoding TIGR04197 family type VII secretion effector, whose protein sequence is MEQLKSDLGGASQKATALKNATNTLIQPVVITEDTQTTVTGNTNKQAAIKSAQDKAKQIANAVVKASSNIQSVAKEFEALDEQIGQNLPKPLGDYING